A window of Ignicoccus hospitalis KIN4/I contains these coding sequences:
- a CDS encoding phosphate-starvation-inducible PsiE family protein, with protein sequence MGGIKIPSEYFEYIVMALEIMLILLTAAFTFLSLLWFGQTLAKDFIHISGSGEGFAVTKEAIVELLDITLLTLIIIDVLQIVVARYTSSYDYLRIAVEVGMLSLLRELISVEIKKPDPIKVLSFAIAILMLFFVWLGLNRARVVDALKESLLK encoded by the coding sequence TTGGGGGGCATCAAGATACCCAGCGAGTACTTCGAATACATAGTAATGGCACTCGAAATAATGCTGATACTGTTAACGGCGGCGTTCACCTTCCTCTCGCTCCTGTGGTTCGGCCAGACGCTCGCCAAGGACTTCATCCACATAAGCGGGAGCGGCGAGGGCTTCGCGGTCACCAAGGAGGCAATAGTGGAGCTGTTGGACATAACCTTGCTAACCCTAATAATTATAGACGTCCTCCAAATAGTGGTGGCTAGGTATACCAGCTCCTACGACTACTTGCGCATAGCCGTGGAGGTGGGCATGCTATCGCTACTGAGGGAGCTAATATCAGTCGAGATCAAGAAGCCCGACCCAATCAAAGTGCTCTCCTTCGCCATAGCGATACTTATGCTGTTCTTCGTCTGGCTGGGGCTTAACAGAGCTAGGGTGGTTGACGCACTGAAGGAGAGCCTCCTCAAATAG
- a CDS encoding TATA-box-binding protein, whose protein sequence is MSLDAEAKPSIKIENIVATVSIDQNIDLEKIEKEFDSNVEYDPDQFPGLIFRLEEPRVTALIFKSGKMVVTGAKSTQELITAVKKIFYILKSKGIVSGKVRPRIQIQNIVASANLGVEVHLEKAAYLLENSMYEPEQFPGLIYRLDEPRVVLLLFSSGKMVVTGAKKEEEVSKAVEKVFQNLKEKGCIREPEVDLSVEEMLGEDEEL, encoded by the coding sequence TTGTCTCTCGACGCTGAAGCGAAGCCCAGTATAAAAATAGAAAACATCGTAGCCACGGTTTCCATAGACCAAAACATAGACCTAGAGAAAATTGAAAAGGAATTCGACAGCAACGTGGAATACGACCCGGACCAGTTCCCGGGCCTCATATTCCGGTTGGAAGAGCCGAGGGTTACGGCCCTTATATTCAAGTCCGGTAAGATGGTGGTTACCGGCGCGAAGAGCACCCAAGAGTTAATAACAGCAGTTAAGAAGATATTCTACATCCTCAAGTCGAAAGGTATAGTGAGCGGCAAGGTAAGGCCGCGCATTCAGATACAGAACATAGTGGCCTCCGCCAACTTGGGTGTGGAGGTCCACCTGGAGAAGGCGGCCTACTTGCTGGAGAACAGCATGTACGAGCCGGAGCAGTTCCCGGGCCTCATATACCGACTGGACGAGCCTAGAGTGGTCTTGCTCTTGTTCTCCTCGGGTAAGATGGTGGTTACCGGCGCGAAGAAGGAAGAAGAGGTTAGTAAGGCAGTAGAGAAAGTGTTCCAGAACTTAAAGGAGAAGGGCTGTATAAGGGAGCCCGAGGTAGACCTAAGTGTAGAAGAAATGTTAGGCGAGGACGAAGAACTTTAA
- the serS gene encoding serine--tRNA ligase — protein MPWSVLEALRNNPELLIESMKKRCKDPQPVYEAIRVDEEWRKTLQEVERLRHEHNKITREVAKAKDKAEREALIKKAKELLALKEELEKKLKELEAKREEILLSLPNLVHPSVPEGCDEDHNVPVRFWGKPKVWKGHLEEFEKQTKRWGFEVEHEVVEEKPVGHADMLEKVLRLGNTYKAAQVASSRFYYLFKDLVWLDYALMMYAMDFLSKKGFVLVEPPYMVRYKVLRGVIDVETFKDAIYKIEGEDLYLIATSEHPLAAYKMEEIIDESELPIKLAGVSPCFRKEAGAGNRDLKGIFRVHQFHKVEQFVFSKPEDSWEVLEELIRNAEELVKGLELPYRVVNVCGGELGSPAAKKYDLEVWYPAQGKYRELVSASNCTDWQSYRLKIRYRIKGGKKHDFVHTLNSTALATTRTITAILENHQLPDGRVRIPRALRKYLEPFESAPKDYIEPWTGI, from the coding sequence ATGCCGTGGAGCGTCTTGGAGGCGCTGAGGAACAACCCAGAGCTCCTAATAGAGTCCATGAAAAAGAGGTGCAAAGACCCCCAACCCGTTTATGAAGCGATAAGGGTGGACGAGGAGTGGAGGAAGACCCTCCAAGAAGTGGAGAGGCTACGCCACGAACACAACAAGATAACCCGCGAAGTCGCTAAGGCTAAGGACAAGGCCGAGAGGGAAGCACTAATAAAAAAGGCGAAAGAGCTATTGGCATTGAAGGAGGAGCTTGAGAAGAAGCTGAAGGAGTTAGAGGCCAAGAGGGAGGAGATCCTCCTCTCCTTGCCGAACCTCGTCCACCCCTCCGTCCCGGAGGGGTGCGACGAGGACCACAACGTGCCCGTCCGCTTCTGGGGGAAGCCGAAGGTCTGGAAGGGTCACTTGGAGGAGTTCGAGAAGCAGACGAAGAGGTGGGGGTTCGAGGTAGAACACGAGGTAGTAGAGGAGAAGCCCGTAGGCCACGCGGACATGCTGGAGAAGGTGCTGAGGCTCGGCAACACCTACAAGGCCGCCCAAGTGGCCTCCTCCCGTTTCTACTACCTCTTCAAGGACCTCGTCTGGCTGGATTACGCACTAATGATGTACGCTATGGACTTCTTGAGCAAAAAGGGCTTCGTGCTCGTGGAACCGCCCTACATGGTGAGGTACAAAGTGCTGAGGGGCGTGATAGACGTCGAGACCTTCAAGGATGCAATATACAAGATCGAGGGAGAAGACTTGTACTTGATCGCCACCTCTGAACACCCCCTAGCTGCCTACAAGATGGAAGAGATAATAGACGAAAGCGAGTTGCCCATAAAGTTGGCCGGGGTGAGCCCTTGCTTTAGGAAGGAGGCGGGGGCCGGGAACAGGGACTTAAAGGGTATATTCAGAGTTCACCAATTCCACAAAGTTGAGCAGTTCGTCTTCTCCAAGCCGGAGGACAGCTGGGAGGTCTTAGAGGAACTGATAAGGAACGCGGAGGAGCTCGTCAAAGGGCTGGAGCTCCCCTACAGGGTGGTAAACGTCTGCGGGGGCGAGCTCGGCAGCCCCGCAGCCAAGAAGTACGACTTGGAAGTTTGGTATCCTGCCCAAGGCAAGTATAGGGAGCTCGTAAGCGCCTCCAACTGCACGGACTGGCAGAGCTACCGGTTGAAGATAAGGTACAGGATAAAGGGAGGGAAGAAACACGACTTCGTACACACTTTGAACTCCACCGCGCTCGCAACTACGAGGACAATAACGGCCATCTTAGAGAACCATCAACTGCCGGACGGTCGCGTGAGGATTCCGAGGGCTTTGAGGAAGTACTTGGAACCCTTCGAAAGCGCGCCCAAAGACTACATAGAGCCGTGGACCGGGATCTAA
- the cysS gene encoding cysteine--tRNA ligase yields MLKVFNTLTRRLEDFKPLEPPLVRMYVCGPTVYDHSHIGHARTWVAFDIIKKYLRLKGYNVIHVQNITDIDDKIINRARELGVSWKEVADTYTNEYFELMKKLKVFPTVHPRVTDHIDDIIEFVQDLVDKGYAYVTQSGVYFDVDKYPYYGQLSGIKDKKMWSQEEFVKDKKNPYDFALWKCAKPGEPWWDSPWCKGRPGWHIECSTMSSKYLGKQFDVHGGARDLIFPHHENEIAQSEARFGVRPWVKYWLHSGYLTVKGEKMSKSLGNIVPLKDVLKSFEPEVVRYWLSSAHYRTELDFSWERLEEAKRSLTRMRMTVDELRKIVKKESPKGKLDEWEIKAIYEVSKIRNEFYDAMDNDFNTPEAWAAVREALRLGNKAIEEGSWEVSLAVLEFVNEADKVFEVFEERVHEGVEPFIDLLVEVRSKLREMKQWELADYIRSKLDELGVKLLDKGKETEWRFA; encoded by the coding sequence TTGCTGAAGGTCTTCAACACGTTAACTAGGAGGTTAGAGGACTTCAAGCCTTTGGAGCCCCCTCTGGTTAGGATGTACGTCTGCGGTCCGACGGTTTACGACCACTCTCACATAGGCCACGCGAGGACTTGGGTGGCGTTCGACATAATTAAAAAATACTTAAGGTTGAAGGGTTATAACGTGATCCACGTTCAGAACATCACCGACATAGACGACAAGATAATAAACAGGGCGAGGGAGCTCGGCGTCAGCTGGAAGGAGGTAGCGGACACCTACACGAACGAGTACTTCGAGCTCATGAAAAAACTAAAGGTCTTCCCCACCGTCCACCCGAGGGTCACAGATCATATAGACGACATAATAGAGTTCGTTCAAGACTTGGTGGACAAGGGCTACGCGTACGTCACCCAGAGCGGGGTCTACTTCGACGTCGACAAGTACCCCTACTACGGCCAGCTCTCCGGGATAAAGGACAAGAAGATGTGGAGTCAAGAGGAGTTCGTCAAGGACAAGAAGAACCCGTACGACTTCGCCTTATGGAAGTGCGCCAAGCCCGGAGAACCTTGGTGGGACAGCCCTTGGTGTAAGGGCAGGCCGGGGTGGCACATAGAGTGCTCCACTATGAGTAGCAAATACTTGGGTAAGCAGTTCGACGTTCACGGCGGCGCTAGGGACTTGATCTTCCCGCACCACGAAAATGAAATAGCTCAGAGCGAGGCTCGCTTCGGCGTCAGGCCTTGGGTGAAGTACTGGCTCCACTCCGGCTACTTGACCGTCAAAGGGGAGAAGATGAGTAAAAGTTTGGGCAACATAGTGCCGTTGAAGGACGTGTTGAAGAGCTTCGAGCCGGAAGTAGTTAGGTACTGGCTGTCGTCCGCCCACTACCGCACGGAGCTGGACTTCTCGTGGGAGAGGCTAGAAGAGGCCAAGAGGAGCTTAACTAGGATGAGAATGACCGTCGACGAGTTGAGGAAGATAGTTAAAAAGGAGAGTCCAAAGGGCAAGCTGGACGAGTGGGAAATAAAGGCCATTTACGAAGTCTCGAAGATTAGGAATGAGTTTTACGACGCTATGGACAACGACTTCAACACCCCCGAAGCGTGGGCGGCCGTGAGGGAGGCGTTGAGGTTGGGCAACAAGGCCATAGAAGAGGGGAGTTGGGAAGTCTCCTTAGCCGTCTTAGAGTTCGTCAACGAGGCCGACAAGGTCTTTGAGGTCTTCGAAGAGAGGGTCCACGAAGGGGTTGAGCCGTTCATAGACTTGCTAGTTGAAGTGAGGAGCAAGCTGAGGGAGATGAAACAGTGGGAGCTGGCCGACTATATAAGGTCGAAGCTGGACGAGCTCGGGGTCAAGCTGTTGGACAAGGGCAAGGAAACGGAGTGGCGTTTCGCGTGA
- the amrB gene encoding AmmeMemoRadiSam system protein B, whose translation MLVRPPAVAGTFYPADAEELIRLIEWSFTHPLGPGEVPEVSPVRRKASVGYMVPHAGYIYSGPVAAWSYYHLAQEGAPETVVIIGPNHTGLGPAVSVMPPSIWETPLGGVKTDDEAISELLKVSNVVEEDYSAHAYEHSLEVQLPFLQYLFGDSFRIVPIVMKVQTPSVARLLMQSIKEAMENLGRDYVVLSSSDLNHYEPHDITVEKDMLALEKIVNLDPEGLQEVLVKYDISMCGPGPVMVNMYLDKEYGAERAILLKHATSGDTSGDKSAVVGYAAVKFPLP comes from the coding sequence ATGCTCGTAAGGCCCCCTGCCGTCGCTGGGACCTTCTACCCGGCCGACGCCGAGGAGCTGATTAGACTGATAGAGTGGAGCTTCACCCACCCCCTGGGACCCGGAGAGGTTCCAGAAGTCAGCCCCGTGAGGAGGAAGGCTAGCGTCGGTTACATGGTGCCCCACGCGGGCTACATCTACTCCGGCCCCGTAGCCGCTTGGAGCTACTACCACTTGGCCCAAGAGGGGGCGCCCGAGACGGTAGTGATAATTGGCCCCAACCACACCGGCTTGGGACCGGCCGTATCGGTAATGCCCCCGAGCATTTGGGAGACCCCGCTGGGGGGCGTGAAGACGGACGATGAGGCCATAAGCGAGCTCCTAAAAGTGAGTAACGTGGTCGAGGAGGACTACAGCGCCCACGCCTACGAGCACAGCTTGGAGGTGCAACTCCCGTTCCTACAGTACCTCTTCGGCGACTCCTTCAGGATAGTGCCGATAGTTATGAAGGTCCAGACCCCTTCGGTGGCGAGGCTGTTAATGCAATCCATAAAGGAAGCCATGGAGAACTTAGGGAGGGACTACGTAGTCCTCTCCTCCTCAGACTTGAACCACTACGAGCCCCACGACATTACCGTAGAGAAAGATATGCTGGCGCTCGAGAAGATAGTGAACTTAGACCCGGAGGGCCTTCAAGAGGTCTTGGTGAAGTACGACATAAGCATGTGCGGCCCCGGCCCGGTTATGGTCAACATGTACTTGGACAAGGAGTACGGCGCGGAGAGGGCGATCTTGCTCAAGCACGCCACGTCCGGGGACACTTCCGGCGACAAGAGCGCGGTAGTAGGGTACGCGGCGGTCAAGTTCCCCTTGCCTTAA
- a CDS encoding NAD-dependent epimerase/dehydratase family protein — translation MICITGGSGYIGSKLVEELLKEGEVKVLDLAPPPVPHVKFTRVNVLLLDDLKVELRDCELVYHLAAEIKAEESLREPAKVVRVNVEGTLNVLEAARLADASVVFASTAAVYGEAKVVPVPEEHPLEPVNVYGATKVAGEALVNSYRKAFGLRAWTLRLFNVYGPSASPSRGVVGEFLRRALKGEPLRIYGDGRQVRDFVFVDDVVKAFKLVREIPEGTYNVGSGRGVSIITLAKKIIELTGSKSEMVFLPERPGDVRVSVADVTKLAAFGWRPRVSLEEGLRLTAEALKARGT, via the coding sequence TTGATCTGCATAACGGGGGGCTCCGGCTACATAGGTTCTAAGCTGGTCGAAGAACTCTTGAAAGAAGGCGAGGTAAAGGTACTGGACCTCGCTCCCCCTCCGGTCCCTCACGTGAAGTTCACGAGGGTGAACGTGCTCTTGTTGGACGACTTGAAGGTCGAGCTGAGGGACTGCGAGCTGGTCTACCACCTAGCGGCCGAGATCAAGGCGGAGGAGTCCTTGAGGGAGCCCGCAAAGGTCGTGAGGGTGAACGTGGAAGGTACCTTGAACGTGTTGGAGGCCGCGAGGCTCGCGGACGCTTCTGTGGTGTTCGCCTCTACGGCCGCAGTCTACGGGGAAGCCAAGGTCGTCCCGGTGCCGGAGGAACACCCGTTGGAACCGGTAAACGTCTACGGCGCCACTAAGGTCGCGGGCGAGGCCTTGGTCAATTCCTACCGCAAGGCCTTCGGGTTGAGGGCTTGGACCTTGAGGCTGTTCAACGTTTACGGCCCCAGCGCCTCCCCCAGTCGGGGGGTGGTGGGAGAGTTCTTGAGGAGGGCGCTGAAGGGGGAGCCCTTGAGGATTTACGGCGACGGGAGGCAAGTTAGGGACTTCGTGTTTGTAGACGACGTCGTGAAAGCGTTCAAGTTGGTAAGGGAAATCCCCGAAGGAACTTACAACGTCGGGAGCGGCCGCGGCGTGAGCATAATAACCCTAGCAAAGAAAATTATTGAACTAACTGGCTCGAAGTCAGAGATGGTCTTCCTCCCCGAGAGGCCTGGCGACGTGAGGGTTAGCGTTGCAGACGTCACGAAGCTGGCGGCCTTCGGGTGGAGGCCTAGGGTTAGCTTGGAAGAGGGTTTGAGGCTGACCGCGGAGGCCCTTAAGGCAAGGGGAACTTGA
- a CDS encoding AAA family ATPase has product MSRLDRLAQFYIRKAKEAEAVGRRDEALANYKNAAEVIQKLLDLYPDHPLKKAYLESLKNIKLKLNALQEEIMSEPVGKEEVVQEIETTTKPKVSFDDVVGLEDAKRAIEEAIVFPAKRPDLFPLGWPRGILLFGPPGCGKTLLAAAVANELDAEFIYVDAATIMSKWLGQAEKNVASLFNKAREVASSGKPVIIFIDEVDSLFGTYANEVGGETRMRNQFLKEMDGLQDKGSNLQVYVIGATNKPWKLDEAFVRRFEKRIYVPPPNEEARKRLLLKTLSKVKHEDVDVDTLAKLTEGYSSADIVALVRDAYMRVVRELFEKNGGVGEPRPVTMDDLLWALRRRKPSIKKETLKMYEEWFKAHGAL; this is encoded by the coding sequence TTGAGTAGGCTGGACAGGTTGGCACAGTTCTACATAAGGAAGGCTAAGGAGGCTGAAGCGGTGGGCCGCAGGGACGAGGCGCTGGCGAACTACAAGAACGCCGCTGAAGTGATACAGAAGCTCCTAGACTTGTACCCAGACCACCCCTTGAAAAAGGCGTACTTGGAATCTTTGAAGAACATAAAGCTCAAGTTAAACGCCTTACAAGAGGAGATCATGAGCGAGCCCGTGGGAAAGGAAGAGGTAGTACAAGAGATAGAAACTACGACTAAGCCTAAGGTGAGCTTCGACGACGTCGTGGGCCTCGAGGACGCGAAGAGGGCTATAGAGGAAGCGATAGTGTTCCCGGCCAAGAGGCCGGACTTGTTCCCGCTGGGGTGGCCGAGGGGCATACTCTTGTTCGGGCCGCCCGGCTGCGGCAAGACCTTGCTGGCCGCCGCGGTCGCGAACGAGCTGGACGCCGAGTTCATTTACGTAGACGCGGCGACGATAATGAGCAAGTGGCTAGGCCAGGCCGAGAAGAACGTAGCGAGCTTGTTTAACAAGGCAAGGGAGGTGGCGAGCTCCGGGAAGCCCGTCATAATATTCATAGACGAGGTAGACTCCCTCTTCGGCACTTACGCCAACGAAGTCGGCGGCGAGACCAGGATGAGGAATCAATTCCTAAAAGAGATGGACGGCTTGCAAGACAAGGGCTCGAACCTTCAAGTGTACGTCATCGGTGCCACCAACAAGCCGTGGAAGTTGGACGAAGCCTTCGTGAGGAGGTTCGAAAAGAGGATCTACGTGCCCCCTCCCAACGAGGAGGCGAGGAAGAGGTTACTGCTCAAGACCCTCTCTAAAGTGAAGCACGAAGACGTGGACGTGGACACCTTGGCGAAGCTGACCGAGGGCTACTCGTCGGCCGACATAGTGGCCTTGGTGAGGGACGCCTACATGAGGGTGGTGAGGGAGCTCTTCGAAAAGAACGGCGGCGTCGGGGAGCCGAGGCCGGTGACCATGGACGACCTGCTGTGGGCTTTGAGGAGGAGAAAACCAAGCATAAAGAAGGAGACCCTCAAGATGTACGAAGAGTGGTTCAAGGCCCACGGCGCGCTCTGA
- a CDS encoding DeoR family transcriptional regulator, translating to MVFPFRKKKERRLKDKYFERLYEAFEWGERLAKYVHSLEREREELAEEYREARRKGDFEKAKLLEQNIEDINNKIMKLKKLLKIIETERKRLEREGEYVDAIASMSKIESALRSNLWLLSEALRPQAELVLNRMEETLSTSRKAALPDVDTDFIYKNYVNEENPRVSGVAEEAVPEPSPVLLVDGMVAKYDFEEVVEKVYKVIETYVKFGYSNKLSVRKIAQHVGVSEQEVRKALSELEKRGKIKIRRSSS from the coding sequence ATGGTATTTCCGTTCAGAAAGAAGAAGGAAAGGAGGCTCAAGGACAAGTACTTCGAGCGCCTATACGAAGCCTTCGAGTGGGGGGAGAGGCTAGCCAAATACGTCCACTCGCTCGAGAGGGAGAGGGAGGAACTCGCGGAGGAGTACAGAGAGGCGAGGAGGAAGGGCGACTTCGAGAAGGCCAAGCTGCTGGAGCAGAACATAGAAGATATCAACAATAAAATAATGAAGTTAAAGAAGCTGTTGAAAATCATAGAGACGGAAAGGAAGCGCTTGGAGAGGGAGGGAGAGTACGTAGATGCGATAGCGTCCATGTCGAAGATCGAAAGCGCGCTCAGGAGCAACTTGTGGCTCCTATCGGAGGCGTTGAGGCCGCAAGCAGAGCTGGTCTTAAATAGAATGGAAGAGACTCTAAGCACCTCTAGGAAGGCCGCCTTACCCGACGTGGATACGGACTTCATATACAAAAACTACGTGAACGAGGAGAACCCAAGAGTATCCGGGGTTGCAGAGGAGGCCGTGCCAGAGCCCTCTCCGGTGTTGTTGGTGGACGGGATGGTGGCCAAGTACGACTTCGAAGAGGTCGTAGAAAAGGTCTATAAGGTCATAGAAACTTACGTTAAGTTCGGCTACAGCAACAAGCTCAGTGTGAGGAAGATCGCTCAACACGTGGGGGTGAGCGAGCAAGAGGTCAGGAAGGCCTTAAGCGAGTTGGAGAAGAGGGGGAAAATCAAGATTAGGAGGTCGTCGAGTTGA
- a CDS encoding CdvA-like protein, which yields MEISFVEQFVGSHVQDPFGRVVGTLVSVYSNIDGEVEAVELALGENKFTTVPAERLGKKDGKLVIMPLWMSEARSVYRKLDTAMRRLKALETMSNNDDFNPDLVAEAKKKVEQQMSKLKERLADVKRMIRERINELEDQMIQMEKALVNLQMSYIAGEISERRYQQAAATIRQQKEIVNEEKRALKEWLEKLERLEREPAEVREQPKAVEPPQTSTTPIMIDLQD from the coding sequence ATGGAGATAAGCTTCGTGGAACAGTTCGTGGGCTCTCACGTTCAAGACCCCTTCGGGAGGGTGGTAGGCACCTTAGTCAGCGTTTACTCTAACATAGACGGCGAGGTCGAGGCCGTGGAGCTCGCCCTCGGGGAGAACAAGTTCACCACCGTGCCTGCCGAGAGGCTGGGGAAGAAGGACGGCAAGCTCGTGATAATGCCCTTGTGGATGTCGGAAGCTAGGAGCGTGTACAGGAAGCTCGACACAGCTATGAGGAGGCTGAAGGCCTTAGAGACCATGTCTAACAACGACGACTTCAACCCCGACTTGGTCGCGGAGGCGAAGAAGAAGGTCGAGCAACAGATGAGCAAGCTGAAGGAGAGGCTCGCAGACGTGAAGAGGATGATAAGGGAAAGGATAAACGAACTCGAGGACCAGATGATACAAATGGAGAAAGCCTTGGTTAACCTCCAGATGAGCTACATAGCCGGCGAGATAAGCGAAAGGAGGTACCAGCAGGCCGCGGCTACCATCAGACAGCAGAAGGAAATAGTTAACGAGGAGAAGAGGGCCTTGAAGGAGTGGCTGGAGAAGCTCGAGAGGCTCGAGAGGGAGCCCGCGGAGGTGAGGGAGCAGCCGAAGGCCGTAGAGCCCCCGCAGACCTCCACGACCCCCATAATGATAGACTTGCAAGACTGA
- a CDS encoding diphthamide synthesis protein, whose protein sequence is MRYVLDEEKVKAFIKEVKPSKVLVEAPPGLFKPAKRVCELVSVECEISAMPVFGGCLAYEFLEGDAIIHLGHNPYPWWTPKKPTLYLEVPVEVETDVEVVKDKLKGKRVVLGAVVQHLNLLDELKERLRGWGFEPLTFTSKGLKEGQVLGCDYRNLRRGYDDYLIVAGGRFHALGAALYLKRDVLAFDPYSSRVERLDPTKALARRMWLVKEASNTKTVALVDGHEGQARPGLVRALKEMAEKAGMRVRVYKSLILTREFVLNLPEEVVVTLSCPRLALDDFGDVREKVVLAPGEFRAAVLGLDSYAFPF, encoded by the coding sequence TTGAGGTACGTCCTAGATGAGGAAAAGGTAAAGGCTTTTATAAAGGAGGTCAAGCCCTCCAAGGTCCTAGTCGAGGCCCCTCCCGGCCTCTTCAAGCCCGCGAAGAGAGTTTGTGAGCTGGTGAGCGTCGAGTGCGAGATATCTGCAATGCCCGTCTTCGGCGGCTGCCTCGCGTACGAGTTCCTCGAGGGCGACGCTATAATACACTTAGGCCACAACCCCTACCCTTGGTGGACCCCAAAGAAGCCCACCTTGTACTTGGAGGTGCCTGTCGAAGTCGAGACCGACGTAGAAGTCGTCAAAGACAAACTGAAGGGTAAGAGAGTGGTATTGGGAGCCGTCGTCCAACACTTGAACTTGTTGGACGAGCTAAAGGAGCGCCTAAGGGGGTGGGGGTTCGAGCCCCTCACCTTCACGTCCAAGGGACTTAAGGAGGGGCAAGTGCTCGGCTGCGACTACAGGAACTTGAGGAGGGGGTACGACGATTACCTAATAGTCGCCGGCGGGAGGTTCCACGCCTTGGGCGCGGCGCTGTACTTGAAGCGCGACGTGCTGGCCTTCGACCCCTACTCGTCGCGGGTCGAGAGGTTGGACCCGACTAAGGCCTTGGCGAGGAGAATGTGGCTGGTGAAGGAGGCTTCGAACACCAAAACTGTCGCGCTAGTGGACGGCCACGAGGGCCAAGCGAGGCCCGGGCTCGTAAGGGCGCTGAAAGAGATGGCGGAGAAGGCGGGAATGAGGGTAAGGGTGTATAAGTCCCTAATCCTTACGAGGGAGTTCGTACTGAACTTGCCGGAGGAAGTGGTGGTCACACTCTCTTGTCCCCGGCTGGCCTTGGACGACTTCGGCGACGTGCGGGAGAAGGTAGTGCTCGCCCCCGGGGAGTTCAGAGCCGCTGTACTGGGTTTGGACTCGTATGCGTTTCCCTTTTAG
- a CDS encoding 50S ribosomal protein L16 has translation MAKPARCFTKRHAKGFSGPPYTRHEYIHGIPQPKVVKWVMGNPHVDADVEVRLVALERAQVRHNALEAARVMVHKNLSSDIGESNYVFIIKRYPHHVLREHKFMAFAGADRLQEGMRHAFGKPAGLAARIYPGMDILVVRTKKQYVDKVKEALKIAASKMPMPCRIEVVELKK, from the coding sequence GTGGCCAAGCCCGCGCGCTGTTTCACCAAGAGGCACGCGAAGGGGTTTAGCGGCCCTCCCTACACTAGGCACGAATACATACACGGAATCCCCCAACCAAAGGTAGTCAAGTGGGTAATGGGCAACCCCCACGTAGACGCGGACGTGGAAGTGAGGCTGGTCGCCTTGGAGAGAGCCCAAGTGAGGCACAACGCCTTGGAAGCCGCGAGGGTAATGGTACACAAGAACTTGTCCAGCGACATAGGGGAGAGCAACTACGTGTTCATAATAAAGAGGTATCCCCACCACGTGCTCAGGGAGCACAAGTTCATGGCCTTCGCCGGCGCCGACAGGCTGCAAGAGGGTATGAGGCACGCCTTCGGCAAGCCCGCCGGACTGGCTGCGAGAATCTACCCGGGGATGGACATCCTCGTCGTGAGGACCAAGAAGCAGTACGTCGATAAGGTTAAGGAAGCCTTGAAGATAGCCGCTTCCAAGATGCCGATGCCTTGTAGGATAGAAGTGGTAGAACTCAAGAAGTGA
- a CDS encoding tRNA-wybutosine modification methyltransferase TYW3, whose product MRWDLMKARALERLRSEAALGMVDGELLELLNLINSHQGLFTTSSCSGRITVACSDISPDDKRSTRIIYKTHRTTSVPAIENALREAKCKHLWAKSSHPLLDLFAKELDLAWDIVDLAKKAGFKYSGVQRSGSYYRVIIRSNENIQFPLNGDDDSKKLAKVVSELNKFLLEGKVRLARLLSLLDEDGLLDDYLENFLI is encoded by the coding sequence ATGCGCTGGGACCTCATGAAGGCGAGGGCGCTGGAGCGCCTTAGGAGCGAGGCGGCGCTGGGGATGGTCGACGGTGAGCTGTTGGAGTTGTTAAACTTGATCAACTCCCATCAAGGGCTCTTCACCACCAGCAGCTGCTCCGGCAGGATAACCGTGGCTTGTAGCGACATCTCCCCGGACGACAAGAGGTCCACGCGTATAATCTATAAAACTCACCGCACTACCTCCGTACCAGCAATAGAGAACGCCCTTCGAGAGGCTAAATGCAAGCACTTGTGGGCGAAGTCCTCACATCCCCTCCTAGACTTGTTCGCGAAGGAGTTAGACTTGGCTTGGGACATAGTTGACTTGGCCAAGAAGGCTGGGTTCAAGTACTCCGGGGTGCAGAGGTCCGGTTCGTATTACCGCGTGATCATAAGGAGTAACGAAAACATACAGTTCCCGCTGAACGGGGACGACGACTCCAAAAAGCTTGCGAAGGTGGTTTCTGAGCTCAATAAGTTCTTATTGGAAGGCAAGGTTAGGCTCGCGAGGCTGCTCAGCCTCTTAGACGAGGACGGCCTCTTGGACGACTATTTGGAGAACTTCTTGATCTGA